Below is a genomic region from Deltaproteobacteria bacterium.
CCCTGGTCTGGGAATTCAGGACGAGGTTGAACCTTATCGAAGGCGAAGCGGAGGTAAGCTCATGGAGCTCCTTCATGCGCGCCTGGTCCTTCTGGCTTCTCCCGGCGGTGTCCACGAGCACGAGTTCCTTGTCCCTGTGCACGCAGAGGAGCGCCTTGAGCTCGCCGGGGTCCCTGGCAACGTCCACGGGCACGCCCATGAGCTTGCCGTAGATGCGGAGCTGCTCCGCTGCGGCTATCCTGTATGTGTCCATGGTCACGAGGGCCATGCTCCTTTTTTTCTTAAGCGCGTTAAGCGCCGCAAGCTTGGCTATGGTGGTAGTCTTCCCGACTCCGGACGGTCCGACGAAGGCCACAACGCCTTTCTTCGAGAGCGGGTCCGCTACCGACAGCCTTTCGTACACCCTCTCCCTTATGCAGGATTTGAGGTAAGCTATGTCCGAGGCCTTCTCCTTGGTCACGCCGCTAAGGGTATTGAGGAGTATTTTTTTCGCGAGCCTTCTGTCGATGCCGTTCGCGGCAAGGTTCTCCTCTAGCCTCCTGAAGACATCGGAGACCGGGTTTTCCGATTTCGAGACAACGGCCATGCAGAGCCTTTTAAGTTCCTTAAGCTCCCTTAGCTCCTTCCTGA
It encodes:
- the flhF gene encoding flagellar biosynthesis protein FlhF — its product is MRIKRFTGVTVREAMKSVKEEFGENALILGTKRLGAGRHEVVAAVDYDLSSPVSLDMEKEDVSAGPGKAPAGGNLSSPDGGSDLLGEELRKELRELKELKRLCMAVVSKSENPVSDVFRRLEENLAANGIDRRLAKKILLNTLSGVTKEKASDIAYLKSCIRERVYERLSVADPLSKKGVVAFVGPSGVGKTTTIAKLAALNALKKKRSMALVTMDTYRIAAAEQLRIYGKLMGVPVDVARDPGELKALLCVHRDKELVLVDTAGRSQKDQARMKELHELTSASPSIRFNLVLNSQTRDEAMYDAVKGFSALPIDSLSFTRLDEGEAHGPILNAMMLARKPVAYLSTGSRVPEDLEPASRENLVKFIMPN